The Cytobacillus oceanisediminis genomic interval GCCTGCATAAGTGTCTCCGGCACATACCTTCCTCCAAATTCCCCAAAATGACCTCGTTCATCAGGCAATGTGTAAGCTGCGTTCATTTTACTTCCTCCCTCTCCACAAGTTTAGCGTTATCTATGAATCTTTTTATTTTCTCCAGATCTTTCTTCCCTTCAGTCTCAACCCCGCTGCTTACATCAACCATATAAGGATTGGCTGCTTTAATTCCTTCCCCCACATTTTCAGGATTGAGCCCTCCAGCGAGGATCATTTTTTTGTTCTGCTTTGGGTTTTTGTTTAGAATCGACCAATCAAACGATACCCCGTTGCCCCCCCGATACTTTCCTTTCGGACTATCAAGAAGAACGTATTCACATGAATATTCATCCAGTTGGGATAGATCATCTGGTGAACTAATGCTCAGAGCTTTTATAACTGGAAAAGAAAATGAGCTGCAAAATTCCGGCGTTTCATCTCCATGAAGCTGAATGACATTGATCCCTGAAACACTTGCTATTTCCTCAATAGTCTCTTTCGTTTCATTTACAAACACTCCGACTTTTAAAACTTCTCCGGAAAGCTCTCTGATTATCTCCCCTGCTGCCACAGGATTAATTTTTCTTTTGCTTTCAGCAAAAACAAATCCCAGGGCATCCGCACCGCTTTCAATGGCAGAAAGTGCCGTGCTGATATCTCTAA includes:
- a CDS encoding phosphoribosylanthranilate isomerase codes for the protein MKVKICGIRDISTALSAIESGADALGFVFAESKRKINPVAAGEIIRELSGEVLKVGVFVNETKETIEEIASVSGINVIQLHGDETPEFCSSFSFPVIKALSISSPDDLSQLDEYSCEYVLLDSPKGKYRGGNGVSFDWSILNKNPKQNKKMILAGGLNPENVGEGIKAANPYMVDVSSGVETEGKKDLEKIKRFIDNAKLVEREEVK